Proteins from a genomic interval of Arthrobacter sp. CAN_C5:
- a CDS encoding glycosyl hydrolase family 18 protein, producing MKRVRPRRSQRIVVLAVVALLGISGIAACSFDGSSEGKSPDDAATTPALINGYRSVGYFPQWGVYGRQYTMKDFQDSGAAGNLSHINYAFGNIHHETLTCFQANKAQESGPDGSDGASDAWADYGMTYDAAGSIAGTPDTAEQPLAGSFNQLRQLKAANPGLRAVISLGGWTWSKNFSRAAATDETRKALVASCIDLYIKGNLPVIEGRGGDGAAAGLFDGIDIDWEWPGTDKGLEGNGVDTENDAENFRLLLQEFRTQLDAYGSTTGASYSLSAFLPANPVVIEAGGWNDPALFEYLDFGNIQGYDLWGTWGPNLTGHQVNLFDDPDDPREDGERFSVDRTVSAYLDAGIDPAQLGLGLAAFGRGWSGADSAEPWGTATGPAPGGEEPGLEDYDELLEVGEEFTDSTLGTAWRFDGDQWWSYDNPETVRLKSDYILERGLGGGMWWDLAGNRDGSLFAVLSDQLREAPTGPARDRVMPEPTVQPSSPTSAPGTPTAAQDSATQGAADSDPSLSVDGAADVAPVPWDENEVYTEGRRVVFEDRVYRTQWWTRGDVPGVEQWGPWRQPND from the coding sequence ATGAAACGAGTGCGCCCGCGCCGATCCCAACGGATCGTCGTCCTGGCCGTCGTCGCCCTACTGGGAATCAGCGGCATCGCCGCCTGTTCCTTCGATGGTTCCTCGGAGGGAAAGAGTCCCGACGACGCAGCCACCACTCCTGCTCTCATCAACGGCTACCGGAGCGTTGGCTATTTCCCCCAGTGGGGGGTCTACGGACGCCAATACACAATGAAGGACTTTCAGGACTCGGGCGCGGCGGGCAACCTGAGCCACATCAACTATGCCTTCGGCAACATCCACCACGAGACCCTCACCTGCTTCCAGGCAAACAAGGCCCAGGAAAGCGGACCGGATGGCTCGGACGGCGCATCCGATGCCTGGGCGGACTACGGCATGACCTACGACGCCGCCGGTTCGATTGCCGGTACGCCGGACACGGCTGAGCAACCGCTGGCCGGATCGTTCAACCAGCTGCGGCAGTTGAAAGCAGCCAACCCCGGGTTGCGCGCCGTAATCTCGCTCGGTGGATGGACCTGGTCGAAAAACTTTTCTCGTGCCGCCGCCACCGATGAAACCCGGAAAGCCCTGGTGGCCTCCTGCATCGACCTGTACATCAAGGGAAACCTTCCGGTTATTGAGGGCAGGGGAGGGGACGGCGCCGCTGCCGGCCTGTTCGACGGCATCGACATCGACTGGGAGTGGCCGGGCACCGACAAGGGTCTCGAAGGGAACGGTGTGGACACCGAGAACGACGCCGAGAACTTCCGGTTGCTGTTGCAGGAGTTTCGGACACAGCTCGACGCCTACGGTTCAACCACCGGTGCGTCCTACTCCCTGAGCGCCTTCCTGCCCGCAAATCCAGTAGTCATCGAGGCTGGCGGGTGGAACGACCCTGCCTTGTTCGAGTACCTGGACTTTGGAAACATCCAGGGCTACGACCTATGGGGAACCTGGGGGCCGAACCTCACCGGACACCAGGTGAACCTCTTCGACGATCCGGACGATCCTCGTGAAGATGGTGAACGTTTTTCGGTCGACCGGACCGTGAGTGCCTATCTCGATGCAGGGATCGATCCCGCCCAGCTCGGGCTCGGCCTCGCGGCGTTCGGTAGGGGGTGGTCCGGCGCTGACTCCGCAGAGCCCTGGGGTACGGCCACCGGGCCCGCACCGGGTGGGGAAGAACCCGGCCTTGAGGACTACGACGAACTGCTTGAGGTTGGCGAGGAGTTCACCGACTCGACCCTGGGTACGGCCTGGCGGTTCGACGGCGATCAGTGGTGGAGCTACGACAACCCCGAAACCGTGCGCCTCAAGAGTGACTACATCCTGGAGCGTGGACTGGGCGGTGGAATGTGGTGGGACCTGGCCGGCAACCGGGACGGCTCGCTCTTTGCTGTGCTGTCCGATCAACTGCGCGAGGCTCCGACGGGCCCCGCCCGTGACCGGGTGATGCCCGAGCCAACAGTCCAGCCATCCAGCCCGACGTCGGCACCCGGTACGCCGACCGCTGCCCAGGACTCGGCCACCCAGGGTGCGGCGGACTCCGACCCGTCACTGTCTGTCGATGGGGCAGCGGACGTTGCACCCGTTCCGTGGGACGAAAACGAGGTGTACACCGAGGGCCGCCGCGTGGTCTTCGAGGACAGGGTGTACCGGACCCAGTGGTGGACCCGCGGCGATGTGCCTGGTGTCGAGCAATGGGGCCCGTGGCGGCAACCGAATGATTGA
- a CDS encoding ABC transporter permease gives MVTYIVRRLVAAVLILLGASFIVYMLTAASGDPLRDLRESNVPNRDTLIQLRTDLLSLDVPAPIRYFEWLGGAASCLIPFAATCDLGSSIAGIEVTQLLGRAMGQTILLVTGATVLAILIGISLGIITALRQYSGLDYGVTFMAFLFFSLPIFWVAVLLKEYGAISFNTFLADPNISLTAILITSLASAFIWYLVARGTLKKRLIAAAAGFAFAAAILFFLDITQWFSSPGFGPVVIAIAGVGIAYGITLLTAGLKNRKALYSSLITVGIGLIAYFAVQPLLDLATPLMIVLLAIVTVLVGVAVGYFMGGYDRRQSMNAAGLTAFLMGFTILLDRFMQSWPLYSDNNRIRGRPIATLGSSTPNLDGDFWIMGIDTFTHLLLPTIALMLISLAGYSRYSRASMLEIMNQDYIRTARAKGLGERTVVMRHAFRNALIPLATLVAFDIGGLIGGAIITEQVFAFSGMGQLFIGALGRVDPNPIMGVFLITGILALVFNLVADLVYSVLDPRVRVKA, from the coding sequence ATGGTGACCTACATCGTCCGGCGCTTAGTTGCTGCCGTACTCATCCTGCTGGGCGCATCCTTCATCGTCTACATGCTGACCGCAGCATCAGGCGATCCGTTGAGGGACTTGCGCGAGAGTAACGTCCCCAACCGGGACACGCTCATCCAGCTGCGGACAGACCTCCTGAGTCTGGACGTCCCCGCCCCTATCCGCTACTTCGAATGGCTGGGTGGCGCCGCAAGCTGCCTCATCCCCTTCGCCGCTACCTGCGACCTCGGCAGCAGCATCGCCGGCATCGAGGTGACCCAGCTCCTGGGCCGGGCAATGGGACAAACCATTCTCCTGGTGACCGGTGCCACCGTCCTCGCGATCCTCATCGGTATCTCGCTGGGAATCATCACCGCCCTCCGGCAGTACAGCGGGCTGGACTACGGCGTGACCTTCATGGCATTCCTCTTCTTCTCTCTCCCCATCTTCTGGGTGGCGGTTCTCCTCAAGGAATACGGAGCCATCAGCTTCAATACGTTCCTCGCCGATCCGAATATCTCTCTCACAGCCATCCTCATTACCAGCCTGGCGAGTGCGTTCATCTGGTATCTGGTGGCACGTGGAACATTGAAGAAGCGACTCATCGCAGCCGCCGCAGGGTTCGCCTTTGCGGCTGCCATCCTGTTCTTCCTTGACATCACGCAGTGGTTCAGTTCGCCAGGCTTCGGCCCAGTAGTGATCGCAATCGCCGGCGTTGGCATCGCCTACGGGATCACCCTGCTGACTGCCGGGCTCAAAAACCGTAAGGCCCTTTACTCCTCCCTGATCACCGTGGGAATCGGTCTCATCGCCTACTTTGCGGTCCAGCCACTCCTGGATCTGGCCACCCCGCTCATGATCGTCCTACTGGCCATCGTCACTGTCCTGGTCGGCGTTGCGGTCGGCTACTTCATGGGCGGCTACGACCGGCGTCAGAGCATGAATGCAGCCGGGCTGACAGCGTTCCTCATGGGGTTCACTATCCTGCTCGATCGCTTCATGCAGTCCTGGCCGCTGTACTCGGACAACAACCGCATCCGTGGCAGGCCAATCGCTACCCTCGGTTCGTCAACCCCGAATCTTGACGGCGACTTTTGGATCATGGGCATCGACACGTTCACCCACCTGCTGCTCCCAACCATCGCCCTCATGCTGATCTCCCTGGCTGGTTACAGCCGCTACTCCCGCGCGTCAATGCTGGAGATCATGAATCAGGACTACATCCGCACCGCCCGGGCCAAGGGCCTAGGGGAGCGCACAGTGGTCATGCGTCACGCCTTCCGCAACGCGCTCATTCCGCTGGCCACCCTCGTGGCGTTCGATATCGGCGGTCTGATTGGCGGCGCCATCATTACCGAGCAAGTCTTTGCCTTCAGTGGCATGGGCCAACTGTTCATCGGTGCCCTAGGACGCGTTGATCCAAATCCCATCATGGGAGTCTTCCTGATTACCGGCATTCTGGCCCTGGTCTTCAACCTGGTTGCTGACCTGGTCTACTCGGTACTTGACCCACGAGTGAGGGTAAAAGCATGA
- a CDS encoding ABC transporter family substrate-binding protein — MRFGRTSKAVGVAAIAALALSACASTDSGDGNSDPDASGDTGASSGGVVSVAEVNPFTSFNSDSATGNVDINGKVSYLTKSGFNYINDQLEVVPREEFGSYEVVSEDPLTVTYTVNEGVAWSDGEPIDGGDLLFSWAVSSGYFDDADAEAETGTTYFTAASTAGLDLSLLPELGEDGRSITIEYTEPYADWEIAYGVIDTPAHVVATQAGLADEDALIELIQNTPEGDPEDPQERPDLQPVADIWNTAFDTTTLPDDPAMYLSSGPYIVDAMTPDQSMTLVKNEDYNWGPETQLDEITIRYIGDATAQVQGLQNGDVDVIQPQASADTLASLEALDGVNIFEGDELSFDHLDLNYSGVFEDENVRKAFMMTIPRDAIVESTIRQLDPEADHRNSHIFDVGTPGYEAAVPENGSDMYDEVDIEGATELLDGATPEVRIMYSVDNPNRVDAYTLIAESAEQAGFVVVDGGLPGNEWGSALGTGTYDATIFGWVSTGVGVTGVPQLYGCGSASNFSGFCDEEAQAAMDELIVTTDEAEQQELQTIVDTRLFDTGYGLPLFQSIGINAASDSIEGVGFSPTQEGIWWNFWEWNVAE; from the coding sequence ATGCGTTTCGGACGTACTTCCAAAGCTGTTGGAGTCGCAGCAATCGCTGCACTTGCACTCAGCGCCTGCGCCAGCACTGACAGCGGCGACGGCAATTCTGACCCAGACGCAAGCGGTGACACCGGAGCCTCAAGTGGCGGCGTCGTCAGCGTTGCCGAGGTAAACCCGTTTACCTCGTTCAACTCAGACAGCGCCACAGGCAACGTGGACATCAACGGCAAGGTCAGCTACCTGACCAAGTCGGGGTTCAACTACATCAACGACCAGCTCGAGGTTGTTCCCCGGGAAGAGTTCGGATCCTACGAAGTCGTCTCCGAGGATCCCCTGACGGTCACCTACACCGTGAACGAGGGTGTCGCCTGGTCCGACGGCGAGCCCATCGACGGTGGGGACCTCCTGTTCTCCTGGGCCGTCAGCTCCGGCTACTTCGATGATGCAGACGCCGAAGCAGAAACCGGCACTACGTACTTCACTGCTGCGAGCACCGCTGGCCTGGATCTGTCCCTCCTCCCCGAACTGGGTGAAGATGGCCGTTCCATCACCATCGAATACACCGAGCCCTACGCCGACTGGGAAATCGCCTACGGCGTGATCGACACCCCAGCGCACGTGGTCGCCACCCAGGCTGGTCTGGCTGACGAAGATGCACTGATTGAGCTCATCCAGAACACCCCTGAGGGTGACCCGGAGGATCCCCAGGAGCGTCCCGATCTGCAGCCTGTTGCCGACATCTGGAACACCGCGTTCGACACCACCACCCTTCCTGACGATCCAGCCATGTACCTGTCCAGCGGACCGTACATCGTTGACGCAATGACGCCCGACCAGTCGATGACCCTCGTCAAGAACGAGGACTACAACTGGGGCCCCGAGACCCAGCTCGACGAAATCACCATCCGCTACATCGGTGACGCCACTGCCCAGGTCCAGGGCCTGCAGAACGGCGACGTCGACGTCATCCAGCCGCAGGCATCCGCCGACACGCTGGCTTCACTCGAAGCCCTCGATGGCGTCAACATCTTCGAAGGTGACGAACTCTCCTTCGATCACCTTGACCTCAACTACAGCGGTGTCTTCGAAGATGAGAACGTCCGCAAGGCGTTCATGATGACGATCCCTCGCGATGCGATTGTTGAGTCAACCATCCGTCAGCTCGACCCCGAAGCAGATCACAGGAACTCCCACATCTTCGACGTCGGCACCCCCGGCTACGAAGCCGCAGTGCCTGAAAACGGTTCGGATATGTACGACGAGGTAGACATCGAAGGAGCCACCGAGCTGCTTGACGGTGCTACCCCAGAGGTCCGCATCATGTACAGCGTCGACAACCCCAACCGTGTTGACGCCTACACCCTCATCGCTGAGAGCGCCGAGCAGGCAGGCTTCGTAGTTGTTGACGGCGGTCTCCCCGGTAACGAGTGGGGTTCTGCCCTCGGAACCGGCACCTATGACGCGACCATCTTTGGCTGGGTCAGCACCGGCGTCGGCGTCACCGGCGTTCCGCAGCTGTACGGTTGTGGTTCGGCATCCAACTTCAGCGGATTCTGCGATGAGGAAGCTCAGGCCGCTATGGATGAGCTGATCGTCACCACTGATGAAGCTGAGCAGCAGGAACTGCAGACCATCGTCGACACCCGTCTGTTCGACACCGGCTACGGCCTGCCACTGTTCCAGTCGATCGGCATCAATGCCGCCAGCGACTCCATCGAAGGCGTCGGCTTCAGCCCGACCCAAGAAGGAATCTGGTGGAACTTCTGGGAATGGAACGTTGCTGAGTAA